A region of Longimicrobiales bacterium DNA encodes the following proteins:
- a CDS encoding OB-fold nucleic acid binding domain-containing protein: MRSKVLSLLSVVALTALAACKDGDPTSIDERTGAVAGGAFIDRDLNGAFTAGDAPAGGVVVGLLLEATGDTMETAITEADGSFLIDRVAIGQYRLVARRGATLGDTVEVLAISNATFSVTAADTVVRVIPLGYPTVTVAAARALPAGRRVMVTGIALNTWTAFADSTVHLRDASGSIRAVRTSPSPLQAGDSIRIFGTTALDNGQAVLADASVRLLSPAVGVPAPDSVGTGVAATADGGARADGQVRIAGATILDTTSVAGDRVLGVDDGSGRLEVVLDRNVQFDAGPWVPGARFHGSGVLVPDTAGGWQLKPRHRTEASVTFPSMTIAAARATTAGLRVVVEGIALNGWFAFADSTVHIADATGAIRGVRVLGFVGPGDSIRLSGTVATRNGQPVLSNATVALLSAAVGLPALDSVSTSTAASAQGGVRDAGQVRIGGSITGTQNLPSGDVILTVNDGSGAVQVLFDRDIAFNPGPYQPGALLRASGVLVPTGTGTWQLKPRSRDDATAFYPTVTVAGARALQPGQTAYVAGMALNGTNTFGDSTVHVQDASGAIRFTTVPGAPPILAGYAVTILGTAGVLNGTPIMRASSVSQVSVGTLPAPDSVSTATAASAQGGTRDAGQVAVSGTIVAAVTVGSDILLAITDGTGTLEVVLDAAVGFNSAAYQVGDSIRARGVLVPKTTGTVWQLKPRAVNEVAVN; this comes from the coding sequence ATGCGTAGCAAAGTGCTGTCCCTGCTGTCCGTGGTGGCTCTTACCGCCCTCGCCGCCTGCAAAGACGGTGATCCGACGTCGATCGACGAACGCACCGGCGCGGTGGCCGGCGGCGCGTTCATCGACCGTGACCTCAATGGCGCATTCACCGCCGGTGACGCTCCCGCGGGCGGCGTCGTTGTCGGCCTGCTCCTGGAGGCGACCGGTGACACCATGGAAACGGCGATCACGGAAGCGGATGGCTCCTTCCTGATCGATCGGGTGGCGATCGGGCAGTATCGGCTCGTCGCCCGGCGCGGCGCGACGCTCGGCGATACGGTCGAGGTGCTTGCCATAAGCAATGCCACCTTCTCCGTGACGGCGGCGGACACGGTCGTGCGCGTGATTCCGCTCGGGTATCCCACGGTCACCGTGGCCGCCGCCCGCGCTCTGCCTGCCGGCCGCCGCGTCATGGTCACGGGCATCGCGCTCAACACCTGGACCGCGTTTGCCGATTCGACCGTGCACCTGCGCGACGCGTCCGGATCCATCCGCGCTGTGCGCACATCGCCCTCACCGCTCCAGGCGGGTGACAGCATCCGGATCTTCGGCACCACCGCGCTCGACAACGGGCAGGCCGTCCTGGCCGATGCCTCCGTGCGCCTGCTGTCCCCGGCCGTCGGCGTTCCCGCGCCCGACTCCGTGGGAACCGGCGTTGCCGCAACGGCCGATGGCGGCGCTCGCGCCGATGGTCAGGTCCGCATCGCGGGCGCGACGATCCTCGACACCACTTCGGTCGCGGGTGACCGGGTGCTGGGCGTCGACGACGGATCCGGCCGCCTCGAGGTGGTCCTCGACCGCAATGTGCAGTTCGACGCCGGCCCCTGGGTGCCCGGCGCCAGATTTCATGGCTCCGGCGTGCTGGTGCCGGATACTGCGGGCGGCTGGCAGCTGAAGCCCCGCCACCGCACGGAGGCCTCCGTCACGTTCCCCAGCATGACCATCGCCGCCGCGCGCGCCACCACTGCGGGTCTGCGGGTCGTCGTCGAAGGGATTGCTCTGAACGGCTGGTTCGCGTTCGCCGACTCCACCGTACATATCGCCGACGCGACGGGCGCGATCCGGGGCGTCAGGGTGCTGGGCTTCGTCGGCCCCGGTGACTCGATCCGACTCAGCGGTACCGTGGCCACGCGCAACGGTCAGCCCGTGCTCTCGAATGCTACCGTTGCCCTCCTGAGCGCCGCGGTCGGACTGCCGGCTCTCGATTCGGTGTCCACCTCCACCGCCGCTTCCGCGCAGGGCGGCGTTCGCGATGCGGGCCAGGTCCGCATCGGCGGGTCCATCACGGGCACGCAGAACCTCCCGAGCGGCGATGTCATCCTCACCGTCAATGACGGCTCCGGCGCCGTGCAGGTCCTCTTCGACAGGGACATCGCCTTCAACCCGGGGCCGTACCAGCCCGGTGCACTGCTGCGCGCATCGGGCGTGCTCGTCCCGACCGGAACCGGGACCTGGCAGCTCAAGCCACGCAGCCGCGATGACGCCACCGCGTTCTACCCGACCGTCACCGTCGCGGGCGCGCGCGCGCTCCAGCCCGGTCAGACCGCGTACGTCGCGGGGATGGCGCTCAACGGCACGAACACGTTTGGCGACAGCACCGTGCACGTGCAGGATGCTTCCGGGGCCATCCGCTTCACCACGGTCCCCGGCGCGCCCCCGATCCTGGCCGGGTACGCCGTCACGATCCTCGGCACGGCCGGTGTCCTCAACGGCACCCCGATCATGAGAGCGTCATCGGTCTCGCAGGTGAGCGTGGGAACACTCCCCGCCCCGGATTCAGTCTCCACCGCCACGGCCGCTTCCGCCCAGGGCGGCACCCGGGACGCCGGCCAGGTGGCGGTTTCCGGAACCATCGTGGCCGCCGTCACCGTGGGCAGCGACATCCTCCTGGCCATCACGGACGGGACCGGCACCCTCGAGGTGGTGCTCGATGCGGCGGTGGGATTCAACAGCGCCGCGTATCAGGTCGGCGACAGCATCCGCGCCCGGGGTGTCCTGGTGCCGAAGACAACGGGCACCGTGTGGCAGCTCAAACCGAGGGCCGTCAACGAGGTAGCGGTAAATTGA